From one Budorcas taxicolor isolate Tak-1 chromosome 21, Takin1.1, whole genome shotgun sequence genomic stretch:
- the NUDT14 gene encoding uridine diphosphate glucose pyrophosphatase NUDT14 — MERIEGAAVGRCAASPYLVPLTLHYRQNGAQKSWDFMKTHDSVTILMFNSSRRSLVLVKQFRPAVYAGEVERLFPGSLAAAEQDRPQALQVALPGLAGVTYELCAGLLDQPGLSLEEVACKEAWEECGYRLAPSDLRRVTSYKSGVGLTGSSQTMFYAEVTDAQRGGLGGGLAEEGELIEVVHLPLDGARAFADDPDVPKTLGVIFGIAWFFSCVAPGLGLQ; from the exons ATGGAGCGCATCGAGGGGGCGGCCGTGGGCCGCTGCGCAGCCTCGCCGTACCTGGTGCCGCTCACGCTGCACTACCGCCAG AATGGCGCCCAGAAGTCGTGGGACTTCATGAAGACTCACGATAG cgtGACCATCCTCATGTTCAACTCTtcccggaggagcctggtgttggTGAAGCAGTTCCGGCCAG CCGTGTACGCTGGCGAGGTGGAGCGTCTCTTCCCGGGGTCCCTGGCCGCTGCGGAGCAGGACAGGCCCCAGGCACTGCAGGTGGCGCTGCCTGGCTTGGCGGGGGTCACCTACGAGCTGTGTGCCGGCCTCTTGGACCAGCCCGGGCTCTCGCTGGAGGAGGTGGCCTGCAAGGAGGCCTGGGAGGAGTGCGGCTACCGCCTGGCACCCTCTGACCTGCGCCGGGTGACCTCGTACAA GTCTGGAGTGGGACTGACTGGCTCCAGCCAGACCATGTTCTACGCGGAGGTGACGGATGCCCAGCGGGGCGGCCTGGGTGGGGGCCTGGCTGAGGAGGGAGAGCTCATCGAGGTGGTGCACCTGCCCCTGGACGGCGCCCGGGCCTTTGCAGACGACCCGGATGTTCCCAAGACCCTCGGCGTGATCTTTGGTATCGCGTGGTTCTTCAGCTGCGTGGCCCCTGGCCTGGGTCTCCAGTGA